A genomic window from Streptomyces sp. WMMC940 includes:
- the rsmD gene encoding 16S rRNA (guanine(966)-N(2))-methyltransferase RsmD: MTRVIAGAAGGRRLAVPPGNGTRPTSDRAREGLFSTWESLLGGFRGLRVADLYAGSGAVGLEALSRGASHALLVEADTRAARTVRENVRTLALPGAEVRAGRAEQVVQGPPPADPYDVVFLDPPYAVTDDDLREILLTLRAGGWLAECAVVTVERSTRGGEFAWPDGIEPLRARRYGEGTLWYGRAASTCEDAP, translated from the coding sequence ATGACCCGCGTGATCGCCGGTGCGGCCGGCGGACGCCGCCTGGCCGTGCCGCCGGGCAACGGCACCCGCCCCACCTCGGACCGGGCGCGCGAGGGCCTGTTCTCCACCTGGGAGTCGCTGCTCGGCGGCTTCCGGGGACTGCGCGTGGCGGATCTCTACGCGGGCTCGGGCGCCGTCGGTCTGGAGGCGCTGTCCCGCGGCGCGTCCCACGCCCTGCTCGTCGAGGCCGACACCCGCGCCGCCCGCACGGTCAGGGAGAACGTCCGGACCCTGGCCCTGCCGGGAGCCGAGGTCCGCGCCGGCCGTGCCGAGCAGGTCGTGCAGGGACCGCCGCCGGCGGACCCGTACGACGTGGTGTTCCTCGACCCGCCGTACGCCGTCACCGACGACGATCTTCGGGAGATTCTCCTCACACTCCGCGCGGGGGGCTGGCTCGCGGAGTGCGCCGTCGTCACCGTGGAGCGCAGCACCAGGGGCGGAGAGTTCGCCTGGCCCGACGGGATCGAACCCTTGCGGGCCCGTCGCTACGGCGAGGGGACGCTTTGGTACGGTCGCGCCGCCTCTACGTGCGAAGACGCACCATGA
- the mutM gene encoding bifunctional DNA-formamidopyrimidine glycosylase/DNA-(apurinic or apyrimidinic site) lyase, translated as MPELPEVEVVRRGLEQWVSGRTVGDVEVLHPRAVRRHLGGGGDFAARLRGQRIGTARRRGKYLWLPLEDSGSAVLGHLGMSGQLLVQPEAAADEKHLRIRIRFEDGLGTELRFVDQRTFGGLSLHDTTPDGRPDAIAHIARDPLDPEFDDAAFHTALRLRRTTIKRALLDQALISGVGNIYADEALWRARLHYDRPTAALTRPRSAELLGHVRDVMNAALAVGGTSFDSLYVNVNGESGYFDRSLDAYGREDEPCRRCGTVMRRRPWMNRSSYYCPRCQRPPRPARSLPRVAS; from the coding sequence GTGCCCGAGTTGCCCGAGGTGGAAGTCGTGCGGCGGGGACTCGAGCAGTGGGTCTCCGGGCGGACCGTGGGCGACGTCGAGGTCCTGCACCCACGGGCCGTGCGCCGGCACCTCGGCGGCGGGGGCGACTTCGCCGCGAGGCTCCGGGGACAGCGGATCGGAACCGCCCGGCGGCGCGGCAAGTACCTCTGGCTGCCGCTGGAGGACAGCGGCAGCGCCGTCCTCGGACACCTCGGCATGAGCGGGCAGCTGCTCGTACAGCCGGAGGCGGCCGCGGACGAGAAGCACCTGCGGATCCGGATCCGTTTCGAGGACGGCCTCGGCACCGAACTCCGCTTCGTCGACCAGCGCACCTTCGGCGGACTGTCCCTCCACGACACCACCCCGGACGGGCGGCCGGACGCGATCGCCCACATCGCCCGGGACCCCCTCGACCCCGAGTTCGACGACGCGGCCTTCCACACGGCGCTCCGCCTGCGCCGTACGACGATCAAGCGGGCCCTCCTCGACCAGGCCCTGATCAGCGGTGTGGGCAACATCTACGCCGACGAGGCACTGTGGCGGGCCAGACTCCACTACGACCGGCCAACGGCCGCTCTGACCCGCCCCCGCTCCGCCGAACTCCTCGGCCACGTGCGGGACGTGATGAACGCCGCCCTCGCCGTCGGCGGCACCAGTTTCGACAGCCTCTACGTCAACGTGAACGGCGAATCCGGGTACTTCGACCGGTCGCTCGACGCATACGGGCGCGAGGACGAGCCCTGCCGCCGCTGCGGTACGGTGATGCGTCGCCGCCCCTGGATGAACCGCTCCAGCTACTACTGCCCGCGTTGTCAGCGCCCGCCGCGGCCGGCCCGCTCGTTGCCGCGCGTCGCGTCGTAG
- the coaD gene encoding pantetheine-phosphate adenylyltransferase — translation MTGPESEGLQLRRAVCPGSFDPITNGHLDIIARASKLYDVVHVVVMINQSKQGLFTVDERIELIRDVTAEYGNVEVEAYHGLLVDYCKERDIPAIVKGLRAVSDFDYELQMAQMNNGLSGVETLFVPTSPTYSFLSSSLVKEVAAWGGDVSHLVPPAVLEALTERLPNK, via the coding sequence ATGACCGGACCGGAGAGCGAGGGACTTCAGTTGCGCCGCGCCGTCTGTCCGGGGTCGTTCGACCCCATCACCAATGGACACCTCGACATCATCGCCCGCGCCTCCAAGCTGTACGACGTGGTGCACGTGGTGGTGATGATCAACCAGTCCAAGCAGGGACTGTTCACCGTCGACGAGCGGATCGAGCTGATCCGCGACGTCACCGCCGAGTACGGCAACGTCGAGGTCGAGGCCTACCACGGCCTGCTCGTCGACTACTGCAAGGAGCGGGACATCCCCGCCATCGTCAAGGGCCTGCGGGCGGTCAGCGACTTCGACTACGAGCTGCAGATGGCCCAGATGAACAACGGTCTGTCGGGCGTCGAGACGCTCTTCGTGCCGACCAGTCCCACCTACAGCTTCCTGTCGTCCTCGCTGGTCAAGGAAGTCGCGGCCTGGGGCGGAGACGTCTCCCACCTGGTGCCGCCGGCCGTCCTGGAGGCGCTGACCGAACGGCTCCCGAACAAGTGA
- a CDS encoding YceD family protein, producing MFDTHELGRRPGALQRLSRSVPAPAAPAVLGVEGVIGVPEGAPVELELRLESVMEGVLVTGTARATAEGECVRCLEPLRHEVVADFQEMFSYPDADDRGRAKESEPGDDAEDEDVIFLEDGMFDLEPVLRDAVVLALPMQPVCREDCAGLCSDCGADLNADPDHHHDAVDMRWAALQGLADSLGTGEKDKKSGDAPRSARVDEKQEK from the coding sequence GTGTTCGACACGCACGAGCTGGGCCGGCGGCCCGGTGCGCTCCAGCGGCTCTCCCGTTCCGTTCCGGCGCCTGCAGCGCCGGCGGTCCTCGGCGTCGAAGGGGTCATCGGCGTGCCCGAGGGCGCGCCCGTGGAGCTGGAGCTCCGCCTCGAGTCCGTCATGGAAGGGGTGCTCGTCACAGGCACCGCCCGTGCGACGGCCGAGGGGGAGTGCGTAAGGTGTCTGGAGCCGCTGCGCCATGAGGTCGTGGCGGACTTCCAGGAGATGTTCTCGTACCCCGACGCCGACGACCGGGGCCGTGCCAAGGAGTCGGAGCCCGGCGACGACGCCGAGGACGAGGACGTGATCTTCCTCGAGGACGGAATGTTCGACCTCGAGCCCGTGCTGCGTGACGCGGTGGTGCTCGCACTGCCGATGCAGCCGGTGTGCCGGGAGGACTGTGCAGGGCTGTGCTCCGACTGCGGGGCCGACCTGAACGCCGATCCGGACCACCACCACGACGCCGTCGACATGCGTTGGGCGGCACTGCAGGGACTCGCCGATTCACTCGGAACCGGTGAGAAGGACAAGAAGAGCGGCGACGCGCCTCGATCAGCACGCGTCGACGAGAAGCAGGAGAAGTAG
- the rpmF gene encoding 50S ribosomal protein L32, producing MAVPKRKMSRSNTRHRRSQWKAAVPTLVSCERCQEPKQQHIACPSCGTYNKRQVLEV from the coding sequence GTGGCTGTTCCGAAGCGGAAGATGTCGCGCAGCAACACGCGCCACCGCCGGTCGCAGTGGAAGGCTGCGGTCCCCACCCTGGTTTCGTGTGAGCGTTGCCAGGAGCCGAAGCAGCAGCACATCGCGTGCCCGAGCTGCGGCACCTACAACAAGCGCCAGGTCCTCGAGGTCTGA
- the rnc gene encoding ribonuclease III, translating to MSDSISSASSHTLLEGRLGYQLESALLVRALTHRSYAYENGGLPTNERLEFLGDSVLGLVVTDTLYRTHPDLPEGQLAKLRAAVVNSRALAEVGRGLDLGSFIRLGRGEEGTGGRDKASILADTLEAVIGAVYLDQGLDAASELVHRLFDPLIEKSSNLGAGLDWKTSLQELTAAEGLGVPEYLVSETGPDHEKTFTAAARVGGVSYGTGTGRSKKEAEQQAAESAWRAIRAAADERAAAARAAEAAEIAEAGGAADTPSPRATA from the coding sequence ATGTCTGACAGCATCAGTTCGGCCTCGTCCCACACGCTTCTGGAAGGGCGGCTCGGGTATCAGCTCGAGTCCGCCCTTCTGGTGCGCGCGCTGACCCATCGCTCGTACGCGTACGAGAACGGCGGTCTGCCCACCAACGAGCGGCTGGAGTTCCTCGGGGACTCGGTGCTCGGACTGGTGGTCACGGACACGCTCTACCGCACCCACCCCGACCTGCCCGAGGGCCAGCTGGCCAAACTGCGGGCCGCGGTGGTCAATTCGCGTGCGCTGGCGGAGGTCGGGCGCGGCCTCGATCTCGGGTCCTTCATCCGCCTCGGCCGGGGCGAAGAGGGCACGGGCGGGCGGGACAAGGCCTCCATCCTCGCCGACACCCTGGAAGCGGTGATCGGCGCGGTCTATCTCGACCAGGGCCTCGATGCGGCGTCCGAGCTGGTGCACCGGCTCTTCGACCCGCTGATCGAGAAGTCCTCGAACCTCGGTGCCGGCCTGGACTGGAAGACCAGTCTCCAGGAGCTGACGGCCGCCGAGGGGCTCGGAGTGCCCGAGTACCTGGTCTCCGAGACGGGTCCGGACCACGAGAAGACCTTCACTGCTGCCGCCCGCGTCGGTGGTGTCTCGTACGGCACCGGCACCGGCCGCAGCAAGAAGGAAGCGGAACAGCAGGCGGCGGAGTCCGCGTGGCGTGCGATCCGCGCCGCCGCCGACGAACGCGCGGCGGCGGCGAGGGCCGCCGAAGCCGCGGAGATCGCGGAGGCCGGAGGGGCCGCCGACACCCCTTCACCCCGCGCCACCGCCTGA
- a CDS encoding acylphosphatase, with protein sequence MHEHARMTAWVRGRVQGVGFRWFTRENALGIGGLRGFALNLDDGRVQIVAEGPRENCHRLLEWLRSSDTPGAVAGVTEIWGAPRGGYDGFAIR encoded by the coding sequence ATGCATGAGCACGCACGGATGACCGCATGGGTACGCGGTCGCGTACAGGGAGTGGGCTTCCGCTGGTTCACCAGGGAAAACGCTCTGGGGATAGGCGGGCTCCGCGGCTTCGCGCTCAATCTCGACGACGGCAGGGTGCAGATCGTGGCGGAAGGCCCGCGTGAGAATTGCCACCGTCTTCTGGAGTGGCTGCGGTCGTCCGACACGCCCGGCGCCGTCGCCGGCGTCACCGAAATCTGGGGCGCTCCGCGCGGGGGCTACGACGGATTCGCGATCCGCTGA
- a CDS encoding DAK2 domain-containing protein yields MPQPLDALAVRTWCSLALDALGREREEIDAINVYPVADGDTGTNLYLTVESAATAVEAVFAAYGTGSAAPALADTVRAMAHGALIGARGNSGTILAQLLRGMAEVLGERGGGAAEALRRAAESAREAVAHPVEGTILSVASAAAQAAHGTAHGDDAAAVAAAYSGARRALAETPGQLEVLGRAGVVDAGGQGLVAVLGALAEAVTGEASVRPAVRAHPAVTTAAEPCAEGGPAFEVIYLLEADDTAVARLRSRLDALGDSLVVVGGDGLWNVHVHVDDAGAAVEAGVEAGRPYRIRITHFAAAGHAEPRERVQRAVVAVVPGEGLAGLCADAGATTVLARPGEPPASGELVDAIRRAHAREVVLLPNDTELRHTAAAAAEQARTEGVRVALIPTRSAVQGIAALAVHEPGRRFDEDVVAMTSAAGATRYGELAVAERQSFTSAGVCQAGDVLGLIEGDVAVIGGDLATTAETVLDRMLSAGGELVTLVLPEDAPPELGERLEAHVRAGHLAVDTVIYHGGAGAPLLVGVE; encoded by the coding sequence TTGCCCCAGCCCCTCGATGCCCTGGCGGTCCGCACCTGGTGCTCGCTCGCTCTGGACGCACTGGGCCGGGAGCGCGAGGAGATCGACGCGATCAACGTCTATCCGGTCGCGGACGGTGACACCGGCACCAACCTCTATCTGACCGTCGAGTCCGCGGCCACCGCCGTGGAGGCGGTCTTCGCCGCGTACGGGACCGGCTCGGCCGCCCCCGCGCTCGCCGACACGGTGCGGGCCATGGCGCACGGGGCGCTGATCGGGGCGAGGGGCAACTCGGGGACGATCCTGGCGCAGTTGCTGCGCGGCATGGCCGAGGTGCTCGGGGAGCGGGGCGGCGGGGCCGCCGAGGCGCTCCGGCGGGCCGCGGAGTCCGCCCGCGAGGCGGTGGCGCACCCGGTGGAGGGCACGATCCTGAGCGTCGCCTCCGCCGCCGCGCAGGCCGCGCACGGCACGGCGCACGGCGACGACGCGGCGGCGGTCGCGGCCGCCTACTCGGGCGCGCGCCGGGCTCTGGCGGAAACGCCGGGACAGCTCGAGGTGCTGGGCCGGGCCGGCGTCGTGGACGCCGGAGGACAGGGCCTGGTGGCGGTGCTGGGCGCGCTGGCCGAGGCGGTGACGGGGGAGGCGTCGGTGCGGCCCGCGGTGCGCGCCCACCCCGCCGTGACGACGGCGGCCGAACCGTGTGCCGAGGGAGGTCCGGCCTTCGAGGTGATCTACCTCCTGGAGGCCGACGACACCGCCGTGGCCCGGCTGAGGTCCCGACTCGACGCGCTCGGCGACTCGCTGGTCGTGGTCGGCGGTGACGGGCTGTGGAACGTCCATGTGCACGTCGACGACGCGGGTGCGGCGGTGGAGGCCGGAGTGGAGGCGGGCCGGCCGTACCGGATCCGGATCACCCACTTCGCGGCGGCCGGGCACGCCGAGCCCCGGGAGCGGGTCCAGCGGGCCGTAGTCGCCGTGGTGCCGGGGGAGGGACTGGCCGGGCTGTGCGCGGACGCCGGCGCGACGACGGTGCTCGCCCGGCCCGGCGAACCGCCCGCCAGCGGTGAGCTCGTCGACGCCATCCGGCGGGCGCACGCCCGCGAGGTCGTGCTCCTCCCGAACGACACCGAGCTGCGGCACACGGCGGCCGCCGCGGCCGAACAGGCCCGCACCGAGGGCGTCCGGGTCGCCCTCATCCCGACCCGCTCGGCGGTCCAGGGCATCGCCGCGCTCGCCGTCCACGAGCCCGGGAGGCGCTTCGACGAGGACGTCGTCGCCATGACCTCGGCGGCGGGCGCGACGCGCTACGGCGAACTGGCCGTCGCCGAGCGGCAGTCCTTCACGTCCGCCGGCGTCTGCCAGGCGGGGGACGTGCTGGGGCTCATCGAGGGCGATGTGGCGGTGATCGGCGGGGACCTCGCGACCACCGCCGAAACGGTTCTGGACCGCATGCTCTCGGCCGGCGGCGAACTCGTCACCCTGGTCCTCCCCGAGGACGCCCCGCCGGAGCTCGGCGAGAGGCTGGAGGCGCACGTGCGCGCGGGACACCTGGCGGTGGACACGGTGATCTACCACGGGGGCGCGGGAGCCCCGCTCCTCGTCGGCGTGGAGTGA
- the recG gene encoding ATP-dependent DNA helicase RecG, with amino-acid sequence MDGVLDEPLTKTLGPATAKVMAENLDLRTVGDLLHHYPRRYEERGQLTRLAELPLDEHVTVVAQVADARVLTFNGGRGQRLEVTITDGSGRLQLVFFGRGVHRPHKDLLPGTRAMFAGKVSVFNRKLQLAHPTYERLDAESGEGAVSAFAGKLIPIYPACKGLESWKIAKAVDAVLPHATEAVDPLPATLREGRGFVPLPQALLKIHRPQTKADVEDARQRLKWDEAFVLQVALARRRYADAQLPAVARRPVPDGLLDAFDARLPFTLTEGQRKVSAEIFGDLATEHPMHRLLQGEVGSGKTMVALRAMLAVVDAGGQAAMLAPTEVLAQQHHRSVVEMMGDLAEGGMLGGAERATKVVLLTGSMGAAARRRALLDLATGEAGVVIGTHALIEDKVQFHDLGLVVVDEQHRFGVEQRDALRGKGKQPPHLLVMTATPIPRTVAMTVFGDLETSVLDQLPAGRSPIASHVVPAADKPHFLARAWERVREEVETGHQAYVVCPRIGDDLDTSAEARRKSPEDEAEKRPPLAVLDVAGQLTAGPLKGLRVEVLHGRMAPDDKDAVMRRFTAGEVDVLVATTVIEVGVNVPNATAMVIMDADRFGVSQLHQLRGRVGRGSAPGLCLLVTEMPEASPARARLGAVAATLDGFELSRIDLEQRREGDVLGQAQSGVRSSLRVLAVIEDEEIIAAARDEAVSVVGADPELEGLPELRTALDALLDKDREQYLDKG; translated from the coding sequence ATGGACGGCGTGCTGGACGAACCGCTGACCAAGACGCTCGGCCCCGCGACCGCCAAGGTCATGGCCGAGAACCTCGACCTGCGTACCGTCGGTGATCTGCTGCACCACTACCCGCGCCGGTACGAGGAGCGCGGACAGCTGACCCGGCTCGCCGAGCTGCCGCTGGACGAGCACGTGACCGTCGTCGCCCAGGTCGCCGACGCCCGCGTGCTCACGTTCAACGGCGGGCGCGGCCAGCGGCTGGAGGTCACCATCACCGACGGCAGCGGACGGCTCCAGCTGGTGTTCTTCGGGCGCGGCGTCCACCGGCCCCACAAGGACCTGCTGCCCGGTACCCGCGCCATGTTCGCCGGCAAGGTCTCCGTGTTCAACCGGAAGCTGCAGCTCGCCCACCCCACGTACGAACGGCTCGACGCCGAGAGCGGCGAGGGAGCGGTCAGCGCCTTCGCCGGAAAGCTCATCCCGATCTACCCGGCCTGCAAGGGCCTGGAGTCCTGGAAGATCGCCAAGGCCGTCGACGCCGTCCTCCCGCACGCGACGGAGGCCGTGGACCCGCTGCCGGCCACGCTGCGCGAGGGCCGTGGCTTCGTCCCCCTCCCGCAGGCCCTGCTCAAGATCCACCGTCCGCAGACCAAGGCCGACGTGGAGGACGCGAGACAGCGGCTCAAGTGGGACGAGGCCTTCGTCCTCCAAGTCGCCCTCGCCCGGCGGCGGTACGCGGACGCGCAGCTCCCCGCCGTCGCCCGCCGGCCCGTGCCGGACGGACTGCTCGACGCCTTCGACGCGCGGCTGCCGTTCACCCTCACCGAGGGGCAGCGGAAGGTCTCCGCCGAGATCTTCGGCGACCTGGCCACGGAGCATCCGATGCACCGGCTGCTCCAGGGGGAGGTGGGCAGCGGGAAGACCATGGTCGCCCTGCGCGCCATGCTCGCCGTGGTGGACGCGGGAGGGCAGGCGGCGATGCTCGCGCCCACCGAGGTCCTCGCCCAGCAGCACCACCGGTCCGTCGTCGAGATGATGGGCGACCTCGCCGAGGGCGGGATGCTCGGCGGCGCCGAGCGCGCCACCAAGGTCGTGCTGCTCACCGGATCCATGGGCGCGGCCGCCCGCCGCCGTGCCCTGCTCGACCTCGCCACCGGCGAGGCGGGGGTCGTCATCGGGACGCACGCCCTGATCGAGGACAAGGTGCAGTTCCACGACCTGGGCCTGGTCGTCGTGGACGAGCAGCACCGATTCGGCGTCGAGCAGCGCGACGCCCTGCGCGGCAAGGGCAAACAGCCGCCGCATCTGCTGGTCATGACCGCCACCCCGATCCCCCGCACGGTCGCCATGACGGTCTTCGGCGACCTGGAGACGTCCGTGCTGGACCAACTGCCCGCGGGACGCTCGCCGATCGCTTCGCACGTGGTCCCCGCCGCGGACAAGCCGCACTTCCTGGCGCGGGCCTGGGAGCGGGTGCGCGAGGAGGTCGAGACCGGTCACCAGGCCTACGTCGTCTGCCCGCGCATCGGCGACGACCTCGACACTTCCGCCGAGGCCCGGCGGAAGTCGCCGGAGGACGAGGCCGAGAAGCGGCCGCCGCTGGCCGTGCTGGACGTGGCCGGGCAGCTGACGGCCGGACCGTTGAAGGGCCTGCGCGTGGAGGTGCTGCACGGCCGCATGGCGCCCGACGACAAGGACGCCGTGATGCGCCGCTTCACCGCGGGCGAGGTGGACGTGCTCGTCGCCACGACCGTCATCGAGGTCGGCGTGAACGTGCCGAACGCCACCGCGATGGTCATCATGGACGCCGACCGTTTCGGCGTGTCCCAGCTCCACCAGCTGCGCGGCCGGGTCGGCCGCGGCTCGGCCCCCGGGCTCTGCCTGCTCGTCACGGAGATGCCCGAGGCGAGCCCCGCACGCGCCCGGCTCGGTGCGGTCGCCGCCACCCTGGACGGCTTCGAGCTCTCCCGTATCGACCTCGAACAGCGCCGCGAGGGCGATGTGCTGGGCCAGGCCCAGTCGGGAGTGCGCTCCTCGCTCCGGGTCCTCGCGGTCATCGAGGACGAGGAGATCATCGCCGCTGCCCGCGACGAGGCGGTGTCCGTCGTCGGCGCCGACCCGGAGCTGGAGGGACTCCCGGAGCTGCGGACGGCGCTGGACGCCCTGCTGGACAAGGACCGCGAGCAGTACCTGGACAAGGGCTGA
- a CDS encoding CAP domain-containing protein — protein MGRHRRKKRVPGPVRTGLLGIAAAAAVGTVAVAAGLVPGGDVFTTESRKTAAQHVREAAGGALETQGGTAATPSQRTSAEAAPRPSKGMSSTTGKTQKGSPSAAASKPEPPARKAPSAKPPAAPGSSEAPGSRAAERKSAPERRAVPVPAKPRPKAPSGENAAEAEVLALVNKERAKVGCAPVRADASLGRLAGRFSSDMAARDFFDHTDPEGDGPWDRAAQAGVGGLGAENIARGQADARTVMNAWMNSDGHRANILNCEYRTLGVGVSFAQGGPWWTQDFGF, from the coding sequence ATGGGACGCCACCGCCGGAAGAAGCGGGTTCCCGGGCCCGTACGCACCGGACTGCTCGGGATCGCCGCCGCGGCCGCGGTCGGCACCGTCGCCGTCGCGGCCGGGCTGGTGCCGGGCGGCGACGTGTTCACCACGGAAAGCCGGAAGACCGCCGCGCAGCACGTGCGCGAGGCGGCGGGCGGTGCCCTCGAGACCCAGGGCGGCACCGCCGCGACCCCGTCGCAGCGCACCTCCGCCGAGGCGGCCCCCCGCCCGTCGAAGGGCATGTCCTCGACGACGGGGAAGACGCAGAAGGGCTCCCCGTCGGCGGCCGCGTCCAAGCCGGAGCCGCCGGCGAGGAAGGCACCTTCGGCGAAGCCACCGGCCGCACCCGGAAGCTCCGAGGCTCCGGGCAGCAGGGCCGCGGAGCGGAAGTCGGCCCCGGAGCGCCGGGCCGTCCCCGTCCCCGCCAAGCCGCGGCCCAAGGCACCGTCCGGCGAGAACGCGGCGGAGGCCGAGGTGCTGGCCCTGGTCAACAAGGAACGCGCCAAGGTGGGCTGCGCCCCGGTGCGGGCGGACGCCTCGCTGGGCCGCCTCGCGGGCCGGTTCAGCTCCGACATGGCCGCGCGCGACTTCTTCGACCACACCGACCCCGAGGGCGACGGCCCCTGGGACCGTGCCGCCCAGGCCGGCGTCGGCGGACTGGGTGCCGAGAACATCGCCCGCGGCCAGGCCGACGCCCGGACCGTGATGAACGCCTGGATGAACAGCGACGGCCACCGCGCGAACATCCTCAACTGCGAGTACCGGACGCTGGGCGTGGGGGTCTCCTTCGCCCAGGGCGGTCCTTGGTGGACGCAGGACTTCGGCTTCTGA
- a CDS encoding ATP synthase F0 subunit B, with product MDVQKKLDEIVEAVGNARSMPMSASCVVNRAELLAMLEEVRQALPGSLAQAQELIGDREQMVEQARQEAERIIQAAHSERGSLVSDTHIARQSQEEADRILAEARREAEEIRAEADDYVDSKLANFEVVLNKTIGSVDRGREKLLGRGHGPDDRGYVDPADDDAPEYSADPQTLIRRADDYVDAKLGAFEAVLSKTLEAVGRGRQKLHGRIATDELGAHMAAQEAAGTGRHTSDADYLAGLAELADPEPRAQQPQAPLPQIPAQADPYGYQPAAAQAQPQDVYGYQQDPYAGGYGQQQGYDPAYAQGYGQDPYAGGYGAQQPQPQQAHQGHAQPASLDETSFFDTSMIDMEQLRRYEQGR from the coding sequence GTGGACGTGCAGAAGAAGCTCGACGAGATCGTCGAGGCGGTCGGGAACGCCCGGTCCATGCCCATGTCGGCCTCCTGCGTGGTCAACCGCGCCGAACTGCTCGCGATGCTCGAAGAGGTGCGGCAGGCACTGCCCGGCTCGCTCGCCCAGGCCCAGGAGCTGATCGGCGACCGGGAGCAGATGGTCGAGCAGGCCCGCCAGGAGGCCGAGCGGATCATCCAGGCCGCCCACTCCGAGCGCGGCTCGCTGGTCTCCGACACCCACATCGCCCGGCAGTCCCAGGAGGAGGCCGACCGGATCCTCGCCGAGGCCCGGAGGGAGGCCGAGGAGATCCGCGCCGAGGCCGACGACTACGTCGACTCCAAGCTCGCCAACTTCGAGGTCGTCCTCAACAAGACCATCGGCTCCGTCGACCGGGGGCGCGAGAAGCTGCTCGGCCGCGGCCACGGCCCGGACGACCGGGGCTACGTCGACCCCGCCGACGACGACGCCCCCGAGTACAGCGCGGACCCGCAGACGCTGATCCGGCGCGCGGACGACTACGTCGACGCCAAGCTGGGCGCCTTCGAGGCGGTGCTGTCCAAGACGCTGGAGGCGGTCGGCCGGGGCCGGCAGAAGCTGCACGGCCGCATCGCGACGGACGAGCTCGGCGCGCACATGGCGGCACAGGAGGCCGCCGGGACCGGGCGGCACACCAGCGACGCCGACTATCTCGCCGGGCTCGCGGAACTGGCGGACCCGGAGCCCCGGGCGCAGCAGCCGCAGGCCCCGCTGCCCCAGATCCCGGCGCAGGCCGACCCGTACGGCTACCAGCCCGCGGCGGCCCAGGCCCAGCCGCAGGACGTGTACGGGTACCAGCAGGACCCGTACGCCGGAGGCTACGGACAGCAGCAGGGCTACGACCCGGCGTACGCCCAGGGGTACGGTCAGGACCCGTACGCCGGAGGCTACGGCGCCCAGCAGCCGCAGCCTCAGCAGGCCCATCAGGGCCACGCCCAACCCGCCTCGCTGGACGAGACGAGCTTCTTCGACACCAGCATGATCGACATGGAGCAGCTGCGGCGCTACGAGCAGGGCCGCTGA